The nucleotide window ATCTTTTACTGATGTAATTCTTAGAACTTTTCTTGTATCCATAGTTGATAGAAGATCAAGACTTTCTTGTAGTTTTTCCCATCCATTTTCAACTTGTGGTTTACAAACCTTTTTATATACATCCTTATTTGGTGCATCAACTGATACATAAAGCTGGGTTGGCTCATGATCTTGAAGATTTGCTAAATCTTCTGGACTTTCACCATTTGTTACAAGAAATGTTGTGAAATCTTGTTTGTGGAATTCCTCAATTAACTGATTTATTTCAGGATAAAGAAGAGGTTCTCCTGCAAGACTTAATGCTGCATTTGATGGTTTAACACATTCTTCTAATTTCTTAGGATTTGCCTTTTCATTTCCAAAAAATCCACATAGAAGCTTTTTCTGATTTTCTATACAGTCTTCTATTATTGTTTTTGGATCGTCATAGTCATCTGTGTCCCATGATGTTTTTGTTATCTCTGTATCTCTCCAACAAAACATACATTTATGTTGACAGTAAGCAACAGCTGGTGACATTTGAAGACAACGATGGCTTTTTATTCCATAGAAT belongs to Methanosphaera sp. and includes:
- the twy1 gene encoding 4-demethylwyosine synthase TYW1; its protein translation is MLISNEKQKDLEKKGYRFAGEHVHAANKICHWTRKSIVDDGCCYKEQFYGIKSHRCLQMSPAVAYCQHKCMFCWRDTEITKTSWDTDDYDDPKTIIEDCIENQKKLLCGFFGNEKANPKKLEECVKPSNAALSLAGEPLLYPEINQLIEEFHKQDFTTFLVTNGESPEDLANLQDHEPTQLYVSVDAPNKDVYKKVCKPQVENGWEKLQESLDLLSTMDTRKVLRITSVKDLNMSNTDEYAKIISNADIDYVEIKAYMFVGDSRNRLEWENMPKTVDIQNFAQEVAQKSGLEIVDEVEKSRVLLLGDKKPTKV